The following is a genomic window from Apis cerana isolate GH-2021 linkage group LG6, AcerK_1.0, whole genome shotgun sequence.
CTTTTATCTAACTTATAATGTCTAACTTATAAtctaacttaaaatatatctaaatataatgtaattttatatagacaatatataaaataatacattgtatataatataatatataacaataatacattgttatgtttattattgttatgattgataattataatttaaataagactttgtccataaaataaattaattaatagaattaatagacAATGAGGAACtttgattttagaaattaaaaaaggcataaaatttatatgatatataaaaatatcttaatgtttaaagtttatttattaagttataagcaatttcaagtttgtgttaaataaaacCAAATGCAGACAAGAATAATgatatgatgaaaatataatatattatctcacttcatttaatgttttaattatttatttaatgaataagcCTTAACAgacatatgtatttataatatatatatgatacaaattccaaatataaattatatatttattattaggatTAAATCAtgaacaaaatatgaaaaagatgagattattaacatttatgcAATTGGCAGAAACAAATCCTGAAATGTCATTTGATACAATTCAAgaagaattacaaattaatgaaGATGAAGtagaaagttttattattgatggtaagttatataaatatgcttataaattttataacaatgcaattagaatatatattaaataataaaaaaataattttaaataaatatatttataaaaaatatgcatttattataaggaataaatatgccctatataaataaaaacaatctctaaatttcattatgaagATAGAGACAATATATACAGGGTATATCAATGAATTAGTACTGGCttggtaaaattaaatttactaagttatcgaaatattcaacatttatattaaattctttttatgtaaataaaaagaaaataaaattaattttttatatttcagttttGAAAACAAAACTTGTTAGGGCTCGTATGGATCAAGCTGGTCGTAAAGTTCTCATTTCAAGTACTATGCATAGAACATTTGGCAAACCACAATGGATGCAATTACGAGATTTACTTGCAGCATGGAAAGCAAATTTAACTGCTGTACAAGAAGGTATGAAATCTGTAGCTGCTGCACAAATGGAACTtgctggaaaaaataaaacttctaTCAATTATTGATGATGTTTAACTTACacatatttcattcaaatttttatatataaatattaattggaaatcaaaattaattaatcctttaattcataattttatctgaataaatatataacaatatatcgtatattataCAGTATTatgtttacaattaaattaattacataattaaaaaactaatgattaaaagattatttataaaatttataattctattatttggtaatttatttaaaactttataatatatcattttcatatttttattaaaaattgtgagaatattaataaatttcataaatcttaataaaaaaatttatagattatagattacattatttatagtaaaacaattaataatattcataaactcattttataaacttttttaatgtgcttttttgtacatttttgtatataaaatgttttaaaattgaaatttaccaatttaatgtaaataattctaaaatataaatttattgataataatttaattatccatttttatttctttcatacagtaacattttatttttattaattatttgtatatgatTTCTGACATCTCTGgagtatttcttatattttacaatttgatcAATAGaacattcatatataattttataactgtGCATTACATGATGAAAAAAGCCACATAGGTTTTTGTACTAATTCACTTCATTGTttctaatctataatattgtttatcacacatgatattattaattggtataaaaattacaaagtcataaaactaataatataattttataaaaaaaaataacatagtaAGTGATTTTGAtagtaaattcaaaatataaaagtaaaataacatttctattgaaatatttatcatttcgttTTTCTACAAAAACATACGTAaacaaagttttataaaagtttgtaTAAAAAGTTCAAGTTTTAAACGAAGTTTTGTATgttttacatacatttttgcACATGCattgatatatcatttaaatcaatttgaatattttcattatttttaaagatatcgagaaattctgtttataaaagttatatatatatatacaagagagactataatattacaatatcaatctatttatatttataggtaaaaaattaataaaaagttcaaaattaccattaattttttttttaatttatgcttgtcatattttttttattcctagtAAATACAAGCTTATTAAATAACAGAATACATGAGTCATCAtagttttgataaataaataaattatttaaaaagatatttatggaTCTCAAAATCTTtgataatcttataaaaaaattattattattattatagtctcCTTTGTAccacataaattaaaaataagaaatattcaagataattATAGTTATGGTTCCACTttgtatacacatataaacaaaaatgtttcttagaaacataacatatattactttattatataaattttttgttcataattaaattgaattgttaattaatcaaaaaataaacatattaataaatatatcataacatAATAAGTAtagaaatctaaatttttttatgcaaacaTTTCtaattagtatatttatttttgatgaagtaatttatatatcgttataggaaaatattgtttctttacCATAATTAGTTTAACAGagttagtttatattataaaaaaaaaaatgtgtataaaGAAATGACTtagtataataaatcattacatatgatatcaatataatttccaaTAGTATTTTGCTATTGAACTTAATAATCATACTAAGcgattcttataataaattgtttttctatatctaatgataataacatattgtagaaataataatcatcataataaaatcattccattatctcaattattaattaatatgtaagaaattttttttgctcttttctttttataattttattttagatatggCATCATAAACTTCACATtgtcttaatttttgaaatctaaatttttttttacattctacatgatttgtaacaaatatatagcacatttatatctttataatatagcCTCAAATTTATGCaggtatgaaattttttttctttttttcttcttttttttttctttttttttctttttttctttttgtataaaCTCAACAAACTAACAAAGCtaagatttgaaataatattttaccctaaaatattcaaaatatgcgaaatattaatatttccataCATTTCTATGTTTATTCTGTCTATATCTTTGCTTACATTAACCTCTCGTAGCATTCATTGAAAGACAGTTATCAATAATAGGtactttatatgaatattaaatttttaacttaattttattctctttcttcgaGACTATTGCAAAGTCAGATTTGAGTAGAGAAACGAGGACGTGGCAAATCTCCAAATACTGTATCACCATGAACGCTTTTTGCTAGAGCTTTAATTGAAGCTCGAATATTATGTGGATCATGTGGATCTCTTGAAAGCTAAaacaacataaatatttatatacatatatataaacacataatattaattaacaaatattatagaattactttattatattgttataaaattacactAGCTACGATAatcaattacaatataaaacatacaatataaaacattgtaaacaaaaatatgtattgcACACATATACCTGATCATCATCTTGATCTTGAACTGTTCTACGAACAAAGGATGGAAAAGATGGAACACTAACAGGTAATGATTTAGCTAATGTAGGATGTCCACCTCTTTGTCCTCTAGACATATGAATACCTTCATCTTGACCTGAGTCTaagtataatgtaattaacatCATTtacgtttatataatatatatatttatataaatcatttatataaaataaatgctaACCATCTGTATCAGATCCCTCTTCTGAAGATTGAACTTGATCAGCATTTAGAGTATCTTCCATTCCTTCCAAAGGAAATAAAGCTTCTGTGTCAAAACTAGTTGGTTccttagtatatatatatattcgatcttTCTTATCTATACTaccattctataaaatattaaaaaattatatattatgtaatgttACTTTAAAAcatagtttaaaataattaataagacaTACAATAAGAgaattagaagaatatttagCATCAGTTTCATGTTTAACATTAGAATTTGCAATGATTTTTGTCTCATTTGATACTATCTGTGATGTATTTACTGTATTTGTTGCAGAGGTAGTTAAACTGGTTGTAAAACTGTCTGGGGTTACAGGAGgagtttctatattatttgttaatctagttatttcttctcctttacaaattaatctgaaggatatatatattatttaaaaaataagtataaaatctaaaaatataatattaaataaaaaaatagattgtaATTATCAGATAAAACCTTGTCAATATTCTATGTTCATTATGTGCTCTTTCACGAAACTGTTccaataattgatattgttcTGCTGTGAAAGCAcgaattttattctctatttCAACAGATTGTCTTTGAACAGCTTCTTCAAGCTGTTGCTGGAGACCACCCAAAGCTACTTGTATATTATTAGGTAATTGTGACACTGaagaaatgcaataaaatatttaatatttattgtatataaaaatatgaaatatattatttattatctattattttttattattatatttttaatttaatgaatttaattaattaatatgtacaTAATCATTACTAAATTAATCCATGCTAAATAATCATTACTAATTTACCAGAAAATTTGTTAGGTTGTTGAAGATAATCCAATTCATCTAATGTATTATGAGCAATTACTATTCTAAATACTGAGCTATAATCTGGATTggatcttaatttatttatttcttcaggtaaactctataataaaaaaaaaatatgatgtattaaaattcaaataaaatatatataaaaataaaataaataaattatttaaaataattatatttataaaaaattttttaaaattctataataattatataataatttttataataaaaattttttaaaattctataataattatataataattctataatctataaatcttattatattctataaatctataataattctaaaataattttatactcaCAAGAATATCAGTATTAATAAGAACTAAAGCAGCACCATAATCTCTATGCACAGCATGGGTATATATTGAACAATTATAACAACGATGAATAATCCATGatccaatatttcttatttctactAAACTTGGTTGTTCTTTAGTAATACCTTCAAGCTCTGAGACTGTTGCaagattctattaaaaatagaattctattaaaaatatttttaataaaaaatctacatTAAAATCTacatttagaataatatattatttttaatatttattatctaaagttattattagttaaaatattacaaatttttaataaaatcttatttttctatttgtataaaaaaatattatatattctgtaatGATTActcttaaaatatgaattttttaaaattgaatgttttataaaaatgtatatataatgtatgcaattgttttaaaaaaaatttttacctgATGAAAAAAACTATCGTTTTGTTCTTCGAGTGTCAATTCAATATCGTTAATGTTGAACTTTTGCAGTTCAGTGCCCCTGGATTTTATGGACACGTTTAAACATTTACATGCGATGTGCATCTTACACAATCAGTATATAACGTTTTCtaaaagaaactttaaaa
Proteins encoded in this region:
- the LOC107993524 gene encoding uncharacterized protein LOC107993524, which encodes MHIACKCLNVSIKSRGTELQKFNINDIELTLEEQNDSFFHQNLATVSELEGITKEQPSLVEIRNIGSWIIHRCYNCSIYTHAVHRDYGAALVLINTDILSLPEEINKLRSNPDYSSVFRIVIAHNTLDELDYLQQPNKFSVSQLPNNIQVALGGLQQQLEEAVQRQSVEIENKIRAFTAEQYQLLEQFRERAHNEHRILTRLICKGEEITRLTNNIETPPVTPDSFTTSLTTSATNTVNTSQIVSNETKIIANSNVKHETDAKYSSNSLINGSIDKKDRIYIYTKEPTSFDTEALFPLEGMEDTLNADQVQSSEEGSDTDDSGQDEGIHMSRGQRGGHPTLAKSLPVSVPSFPSFVRRTVQDQDDDQLSRDPHDPHNIRASIKALAKSVHGDTVFGDLPRPRFSTQI